Below is a genomic region from Henckelia pumila isolate YLH828 chromosome 3, ASM3356847v2, whole genome shotgun sequence.
AGACAATTTTTATAAGAAAAATGATATATGTACATGTACAATGGTGAGATGATGTTGGTGAGATGAAATTGGTAACTTTATTGCTTGATGATGTCAGCGATGAAGACTTCATTGCTTGGTTCTACGATGGTGGAATGATATTGTAGGGAAGatgttgaaatattaattttttattttattaaatatatttttattgaaacacaaaataaatttgtacagttaaaaaaaattaaaattacacataattaaaatttaatattacataaaattaaaaagtatacgaaattaaaaaaatttaaaagtacaaataatttaaacaaattacaaataacaaaataaattaatttttacaagatcaaattaatatttttattattatttttttaaattttaaattttaaaattagttttaataattaaaaaaaaacaaaaaaaataagaatgcAGCTGGGTCATCGCGCGGAGACATTCCGCGCGAACCAAGCCTGCATCATCGCACGAGGACTTTTCCTCGTGCGATATCCTCTCCCCTTGAAGGGGGGAGGAGAGGAAGTGGGGCGAGGAAGCCCACTTCCTCGTGAGGGCTTCCTCGCCCCTTGTACATGTCCTAAGGTTACACAGTTACAAACTGATACgttaattttgaaattataaaattattttaattaaaatatcttTACATTATtacatttgaaatattttgtaatttcaaatctaacatataataatatatgCAACCGTGTATGTACTGATGCACATGTAGTATAATTCATTTTATAACAAGTTACCTGCCAAGCTCCATGCATTTTTCTATGTAAGCTATTTAGGGTGTGACAAAATTTGAATTATTGGATTCTAAAATTAGAAATGGGTGTCTCATGAAAAGGGTAATGTACATGTGAACTATAAACATAAGTATTTTTAAAagctatatataatttttttccctCGATGGCTATAGCTATAAATGTTTTTCTATCAAATTTATGAATGATCAGTTGCTAAGTTAGACATATTTATAAATTCTTGTttgacttttgtactcaaaattcTTTCTTGCGAATGAAGGAGTTGTTTGTTGGGGTTGCTCGAATTGATTTGTActcaaaaatcaaagaaaatttttcattcaaggggtttcttgaattgaTTAGAGCAACTGATTTGTATTCAAGTCTCGAGTTTTCTGGTTCTTTTATTGAGGGCCAAGCAATGAATTCTAGTGGTTGAGCTTTACGATCTTGATTACCTTTTCATCCGCCCTTATCgctttattctttttttttctgtttaGTCTAATTCAtgattcttatttttttttatgttttcagtATACATATCTCCGAGatcttttatattttgattttttttttacaggtTTTATCTGTAGAAAACATGGAAGAACATGGAAGAAAACAGTGGTGATGATCAGATATACATCCCCGAAGTTGTAGATGAGAGAAAACCCAAACTTGGGATGGAATTCGGCTCAGTAGATGAGGCTTTTTCGTTCTATAACCACTATGCCCGAGAAGCTGGATTTAGCACGAGAATCAACAATAGCAAGAAAGATAAGAATAAAAATGAGGTTGTTTGAAAACAATTTGTATGCTCTAAAGAAGGACATAAAGATGAAAAGAAAAAACAACCAAGTGGTGAGAAACCGAGAAAAGAAAGAGCTCGAGGTCAAGTGAGAACTGGTTGTAGGTCAAAAATTTCAATTGTGAAGGCACAAAATGGAGCAAATTGGGCTATCAGTGCTTTTCAGGAAAGTCATAATCATCCACTATCAACTCATTCAAAGGGACATTTGCTACGGTCACATCGCAGTGTTTCGGCAGCAAAGAAAGCATTGACTCAACAATTTTCAGAAGCGAATGTGCCAACTTGTCAGCAAATTAGGTTATTGGAGATAGAGTATGGAGGGTCTGAGCATGTTGGTTGCACAGAAACAGATCTTAGAAACTTTGAGAGAGATCTGAAAAATGAACAAAAAGGTATCGATGCAGAAACGCTAATCGAGTTTTTTGAATCCGAAAAAGAGaagaattttgaatatttctttacgtaagaGACTGATTCAGAAAACATATTGACGAGGTGTTTTTGGATGGATGTTGTATCAAGGAGGGCATACAGTGCATTTGGTGATGTAATTGTGTTTGATACGACGTATAACACCAACAAATATGGGATGATTTTTGCACCACTTGTAGGAgttaatcatcatcatcagcCAATTGTTTTTGGTTGTGGCTTTCTAAATGATGAGAAAATCGAGTCTTTTGTTTGGCTGTTTAACAAGTTCGTAGATGTGTTTGTGGAATGTGACCATTTTGTGTGAAAGTATCGTTAGCCTCGTTTATATTTCGTTTCAAATGTTCTTTGAATATGTATTACAGTACATGCTGTAACACCCCACTACAACAAAAACGCCAAAAGACAagggtgaaaaaccgttgttaaagggGGGTTTAAAACCGATGTTAATGGCTATGTTGTTAAAAACACGGTCATAGACAACggtaaaaaaccgttgtctaagATGTTTAACCACAATGGTGTATAAGCGTTGTATTATTGAAAATAAAACGTTGTCTTATATAAAAAACGACATCGATTTTATAACAGTTTTCCACCCTTGTCTTTGATCGTAATAGACAACAGTTTTACAACGttttttaaccgttgtcttttagtgTGTTTACAAtgttttaaaaccgttgtctttgatcaacataaacaacgtttttttagaaaaaaaaaccgTTGTGTTTAGTCTAATTAGCCACcagttttttttaatcaaaattaaaaccATTGTATTTTAGTCTAAATACACAATCAATTTACAAAAACTAATTGCTCTCatatttaaaacatcataaaatgtGCATTAGTTGATCAAAACAACTTACAATTCTTACAAATTGATCATAATCTATCTAGTTTCGAGTAAATTAAGTTCAAAACATCAATTTAGATAAAATTAATGTGCTACAAGCCTTGTATTTCCATTGTCAAATACTTTCTGGAACAAGACATCACAAAAGCATCCACAAGCAATTCCCCCACTAACATCTTTAGCCCCTCTCCATCCAAACCTTTTTTCTCTTTGGACAAACCTACAATATAAAATAGACAAGTGCAAAAGTAAGAAACTTAATTATAATATCAACAAAACTATAGAACTAAAGACGGAGTCCAATAATATAAGGATTATGTAAAAATATCTAAACACCCAGAAAGGAAAGAAGAGCAAAAAGATTAAGTTGTATCAAAAGGAAAaacattataaatattttagaagaGGGAGCAGTTTTCGTAAAAGGTTGCAAGTGCTTGCATATATAAGCTCTTCTCTAAGAAAATTTATGGAGAAAGCGTGAAAAGTACACGTACTATATGCATCAAAATCTGCTGCCATGGTTTTTTTGTATCAAGAGAAATTGATGATTCACAATCAAGGGACAATTAATCAATGCTAAAAGGTAGTAATATTAACCTGATTCTTATACCAAAACCAAATAACAGTAAATTACTAGATCGGAAAAAGTTCCAAATTCTAAACAAACAAAAGATCGAATCGGTTTTTGAATAAGCAACCTTTAAATACAACTTTTTTCAAGATCCACTCAAATCGGCGTTTTTGGATATATTAATGCCCTGAACTCGATTAAATACCACCAATCATCACTAACAAATGACCAATAAATAGATTAAAAAGAAATCTAAATCTACATCCAACCATATGTTATATTTTTGGATATACCAATAATCAAACACCGATGGATAAAAACGCAAAATTATGAAAGCCATATATATACCTAATCATAAATATGATCTTGTATGCATTCAGCCATCTCGGAGCGCACCTCATCAATTTCTTCCATAGTGTGCCCTTattgttttgacattttttttctttatattaCCACATTTTGCACAAGGGCAAGGGATTGCATCTGGATTGTCGGCATTTTGCAATGCAAATTTCAAAAAAGACTCTACTCCAATATCATATTCAGTTGATAGTCTATGCTTAGACATCTATTCTTTGTCCATTTTAGATATAACGAAGCAGCCAGAAATAAAACAACACCTACCTTCAAAAAATTGTACATCATAGAACAAGATATTGACACAATCTCAAGTAcgaataataacaaaaaaatcataatcaatTTATTTATCCGAATTCTTGTAGTGAATAAGTAGTAGCATATATGTCCAATTTTCTTAATTAACATTGATGATAACATAGTAATACTCAAAATAAACTAGCCCAGCAGGAAAATAAAAGGCCGGAACAGATTTTTGGACACAAAGCAGAGGAGATTACATTTCTGTACTTTATAAATAATGATTCAATTTGCATATGTTTACATAGAATGTACAAAAAAAGAAGGATAAACAACATAAAATCATCTTGCACATTAAATAAGTGCATcacaaaaaataatttcaattaATATACCTCGTGTAAAGTTCCTACAGCTCTCCGATAAAATTCAAAATGTTCCACTTTAAGCTAAATTAAGAACCTGCAATGCACATGACATGTTAACATATTGATGGAAAAATGATATTGGAAATGGAAATACATAAACACGAATGAACATGGATAATAACAAACTAATAACAAGAGAATAAAAGAGGGACACGTCGAGGTACCGTGGGGTAGGAACCTAAATGTTTATTTCACTAATTAAGATttctcaaattaattttttaaatattatttctaaaATAAACTAAGTAAATTCCATCAAActaactatttttttaaaaaatatttaatctaaAGTCTATTTtactttatatcttatattttaaataaattcttTATTTATGGTAATTAATTTTTAGTATGAGAAATGAATTTTcgcaaaacaacaaaaaatctaataaaattTCATAGAGCAATCTCGAAATATTCCAAACTGATCCCTCGACCCCTTCTTAAATattgtaatttaattttttttataatgttATTTACTAACTAATCTCACTAATTAATACCAATTTTCAAAGCTGTAATCAATCGGTTTGAAAGGATCAATTATAAATCATATCGAGATATCAATTGGCAAGTTGCAAAAACTTTTAATGGTCCCAAATTTAATATCAAATTTcttaacaaataaaattattttgtggAATGAAAGATGACCCTAACacatgatatgcatgttttaaattaaTAACCAATCACTTACATGATCTAAAGACAAAATGAATTATTGTTCATCTAAATTAAATAGGTATGGCTCTGATCAAGGTCGAGGCCTTAAATAGCAACATGACCTGAGCTAGTAGTTGTTTTTTGACTAAAATGATTCCGAATCATTCAAATTCTCAATAATGTAAACTAGTTTCTATAATAAGACGGCTTCGGAAACCACAAATTTTCTTTGTTGAACAGAGGAACAGGTATCACATCACATCAGCCTGTTCTCAGAAATTTCTTCAAGAATATACAACTGAAACCTCACAATTCTCTTGCATTGTGTATCATACATGTACTTGTGGAGCAAAACACGACATTAAACATGGTTTCCAGTAGTAAAACGAACGAACTGTCCATGTTCCAAGTTTCTTGGGTTATATTTGCATGTTACTTCTCCGGAATCGGCACAACCACAGACACGTTAAGGGCCAATCAATCCCTTGGAGACTCAGAAATGTTATTTCAAGCGGACAATATTTCAAACTGGGATTCTTCAGCCCGATGAACAGTAGTTACATATATGTTGGTATAATGTATAATActatgtgacgacccgagttctaatctctcgataatcaaatcatcaaatagaatagacaataatcaatgtctaaacaaaataaattttttttttttaaaatgggagcacctcgctcgatcggtaaacatctaccgatcgagcgagcacaatgctCAAACTCTCGGGTGCAGATAAtagtggcctcgctcgatctgcaagaaatgaccgatcgagcgagccacttcTTTCAAGTGTTCTGTTCCTGATATAAcaacctcgctcgatcggtaggaattgcccgatcgagcgagcacagttccaatagaaaaataacaaaaacgTTTGCCGTCATGAACAAGTTCTTTCCTTCAATAATCAAATTCCTATCATCTCATACAAAgcatatatcaataacataagctaacatgcattctaacatgatgtAATTGATAGGAATTGACCATCACAAGACTTTAAAATCATAACAATAAgctcataaacatgcaagaagCAATGTTACACATTCAAGATCAAGCTACATTATAATGTCTCAAGGATTTACATATCCCCATTCAAATCCTATGAACAACAACAAGACCACAACTTAATCATCAACAAGTCTTGGTGCAAGTAGCTCTAACATGCTCAAGTTTAAGACACTCAACaacatcatgacagctcacaCAACCATCTACACTCAGATCATCATGCTATCTTCTTATCCTTTGTTCTTCACGTTCGCTTTTGTCTGGTTcaactccctcctattgcaatgacacatacaacaaaacaatagccggataactccggtgagaaatagatttcccagtaaaagcaactaaacacgcatataaaacatatatcaagctcatgatatcaataaagacaatgcatgtgtttaaaaataGGTTCTCTAACAAATCTCTCGTTttatcggttgggatcccgagaagtagatatcataactaatccaccgactcttccgatcgaggtgaggctacttatctcacttccCTAGACGTTGAAACcatcatatatgtaaatcagacgctaggctaaaataaccacccaggccatacatatacaatccctcaaatcgtctaatctaacgtttccgttcatttcaaaatcaaagaataagtccttcaagatgaatgcaatatatatcaatcaaatcacattcattaacatcaagccTCATTCAAACTTTCATAGGAAACATATAAAAGCacataagcaaataagtatgtgatttagggaactcgatacaaaacatctcgagttatagtcccattcaagtagtagtccacttttacctttcaaatgtgatgtgtaTGGTGTCCTCTAACTGTCCAAAGCTGTACAATAAACCAATATAAGCCTtgactcaaaatctgctcaaaaccatACAAATTGAATGTAGAATAGTTTCAAACCTTGTTCCTTCTTttatcggtttcgaagtcgacGTTCTCGAGTTTACGTGCCCTGTTTATGCGCTGAATTCACAGCATACAAaccaaggaatcatcagctaataacCCAACAACATCTTAGTCCAAAAACAATAGCAAATTGCTTCAAATCCTaggttcgacggcatatcgatATAACTCGGCAATCCCGAACGCAACTATAATCAATCTAACATTCGCATCAGCTGTATAGGATTCAAAACAGcataatcctcaacatatcagcaagcaTATACATCAAATTATAGCTGAGAAATCATAAGgacatgatacaacaatcattcctccacccaacttcaataaaacaagatatagaagctcatcaacacCATTCCATACAcaaatctgatatctgtcaattTCGAATTCCCAAAGCATGATGAACTAAGAAAAAACTTACACCAAATCAAaggtctcgttgcaaggattccagaacatctttcggaatcgaaaacggatacccggatcaaaagatatgtgAATTGGAAGATGAGGAAAAAGCTTGAAGATTTTCTGTTTCTTGCTCTCGGTTCTTGCCTCTAAAATGTCTGATGGATTATGTGAATCACACGTGCATGCTGAGTAATCACttccaaaatctgataacttccataataattgcactttagcccctcaactattcaaaaattgcaatttggtcatcagcttctcatttcattcaatttcaatcctaataaatttaagaatattataatttaaatcaaaactccaatcttcccaaattaaatattctcgaattaaaattaaataattccgggcgttacaattctcccccactaagacacgatttcgtcctcgaaatctcaagtttgatcaacatatcatatatgatatatcagataacagaaaactgaaggagactcacatcaagaaaataaatctggaaatctttgtcgcatatctgattcagtctcccaagtagcttcttcaataccatgacgacgccactgaactttcacaagaGGAATAGTCTTCAttcgaagttgcttctctttacgatcaagaatctgaataggtttttcgaaataactcaaagtctcgtcgagttcagcctcatcagattgaagcacatgagattcatcggCAAGGTATTtgcgaagcatcgatacatgaaaaacatcatgtattccagataaagccggaggaagagctaatcgataggcgagattgcctattttctccagaatttcatacggaccaatgtagcgtggagacaacttccctcgtttgccaaatcgtacagtgcctctgaacggagaaatcttcagaaatacacaatccccctgttcaaaagacaaaggttgacgtcgaatattggcatacttcgcttgtctgtcctgagctgtcttcattcttttctaaataagcttcacttgttcagtcatatctcgaatcatatcaggtccagtatcaggtacctctgaaatatcatcccagaaaagaggagatcgacattttcttccatacaaagcttcaaacggagccatttcaatactcgattgataactattgttgtacgagaattcacaaagtggtaatgaatcttgccaactcgtgccaaaatcaagcactacagccctcaacatgtcctccaaagTCTGAATGGTACGttcagactgtccgtctgtctgtggatgataagctatgctcaagtgtagctgagtacccaaagcactctgtaaactatgccagaagtgagatgtaaatcgaggtacacgatctgatacaatagacttcggcactccatgcaatctgacaactttTCTGACATAAATTTctgtcatctgatcatgtctatacgtcatacgataaggtataaaacatgctgatttcgtcaatctatcaataatcacccagatagcatcgtaacctctagaagatcgaggtaatctcgtcacgaagtccatggatatatgatcccatttccatttaggcactgataaactctgtaacaaaccaggcggtttcttcctttcagccttcacttgttggcaattaagacatcgagacacaaaatcagtgatatcggacttcattggtttccaccagtatcgagtcttcaaatcgttatacatcttcctacctccaggatgaatactataacgactacaatgcgcctctttcagtagttgttgtcgcacatcagaaatatcaggcactacaaggcgattgtgaacataaagaagatcatctcgaacccgatattcagatacatgccctgatcgaactttctcaatcgagttcTGCACATTTTGATCATTtttctgagcatctctaatTCGCAACAACAATgatggttcaacttgaatttgataaagtcgcagaggctgataatttgtatcaaatactaatccagatagacaacagttttcaatcaaatttgatacaccaatcgtcgataaggataaagaacataccttttgactcaatgcatcagctactgcattcgatttccccggatagtacttaatttcacaatcaaaatctttcagtaaatcaagccatcgtcgctgtctcatattcaattttgactgtgaaaacagatatttcagactcttgtgatcagaataaatctcaaactgttccccgtacagataatgtcgccaaatcttcaaagcaaatacaatagcGGCCAATTCACGATCATGAAGAGGATATCTGGTCttgtgaggcttcaactgtcttgaggcataagcaattacatgccctcgctgcattaaaacacatcccaaacctcgatgagatgcatcacagtaAACAGTGAAATCACCAGTCCCTGAAgggatcgtcaagactggtgcactggtcagtcgtttcttcaactccagaaaacttgattcacaagcatcagaccagacaaatggagtattcttctgagtcaactgagtaatcggcttcgcattactagaaaaatctttaatgaaccggcgataatacccagccaaatcCATGAAACTACGAATatcaggaacagatgttggtcttgaccaactgatcactgcctctactttgcttggatcaacagaaataccatttccagatatgatatgtccaagaaagacaacctgtttcagccaaaactcacatttcgacagtttagcatacagcttttcagatctcagagtcttcaatacagttctcaaatgctcagaatgatcaatcaaattcttcgaatatatcagaatatcatcaataaaaataatcacgaagtcatcgagatatttctgaaacacacggttcatcaaagccataaatacagctggagcattcgtcagaccaaacggcataattataaactcataatggccatacctggttctgaaagcagttttcggaatatcaga
It encodes:
- the LOC140888641 gene encoding protein FAR1-RELATED SEQUENCE 5-like; protein product: MEENSGDDQIYIPEVVDERKPKLGMEFGSVDEAFSFYNHYAREAGFSTRINNSKKDKNKNEAQNGANWAISAFQESHNHPLSTHSKGHLLRSHRSVSAAKKALTQQFSEANVPTCQQIRLLEIEYGGSEHVGCTETDLRNFERDLKNEQKENILTRCFWMDVVSRRAYSAFGDVIVFDTTYNTNKYGMIFAPLVGVNHHHQPIVFGCGFLNDEKIESFVWLFNKFVDVFVECDHFV